Proteins from a single region of Chanodichthys erythropterus isolate Z2021 chromosome 13, ASM2448905v1, whole genome shotgun sequence:
- the chrne gene encoding acetylcholine receptor subunit epsilon has protein sequence MTDRFGRTCVIAFALVVTVLQVSGNEERQLIADKFKNYNKNIRPARNIEEKVKVQVKLTLTNLISLNEKEETLTTNVWIEIQWHDYRLAWNTSEYHGIDLIRVPYNTVWLPDIVLENNIDGKFDVAYYANVLISSDGSMYWLPPAIYRSTCAIEITYFPFDWQNCTLVFRSQTYSANEIDMVLAEDAETGKPIEWVDIDPEAFTENGEWAIKHRPARKLTDQRYSPDDLEYQEVYFNLIIQRKPLFYIINIILPCSLISSLVVLAFFLPAKAGGQKLTVSISVLLAQTVFLFLIAQKIPETSLSVPLIGKYLIFVMCMTTLIVTNCIIVLNFSLRSPSTHNMSQTIKHIFLVVVPRFLGMASFVDEEEPGGGGMYEMRERRRSSFGLMQRAEEYVLKQPRSEMMFDKQRERHGLMRSIVDEIDVSSTANLYKSLAKTAPEIKDCVDACNFIAESTKQQNDIGSEMESWVLIGKMIDKLCFWAAITLFSVGTVAIFLMGHFNQAPEYPFPWENKKYLPE, from the exons TCAGTGGAAATGAGGAGAGGCAGTTGATTGCAGATAAGTTTAAGAACTACAATAAAAATATTCGACCAGCAAGAAACATTGAGGAAAAAGTGAAGGTTCAGGTCAAGTTAACCCTCACCAACCTCATCTCTTTG AATGAAAAAGAGGAGACTCTCACTACAAATGTTTGGATTGAGATT CAATGGCATGATTACCGTCTTGCATGGAATACATCTGAATATCATGGCATTGATCTGATCCGTGTGCCATACAACACTGTGTGGCTACCAGATATAGTTTTGGAAAACAA TATTGACGGCAAGTTTGATGTGGCATACTACGCCAATGTGCTGATTTCGAGTGACGGCTCCATGTACTGGCTTCCCCCTGCCATCTACCGCAGTACGTGTGCCATTGAGATCACCTACTTCCCTTTCGACTGGCAGAACTGCACACTAGTCTTCAG GTCTCAGACATACAGTGCAAATGAAATTGATATGGTATTGGCAGAAGATGCAGAAACAGGGAAGCCTATTGAGTGGGTGGACATCGACCCTGAGGCCTTCACAG AAAACGGGGAGTGGGCAATCAAGCACCGGCCCGCCCGTAAGCTGACGGACCAGCGTTACTCTCCCGATGACCTGGAGTACCAGGAGGTGTATTTCAATCTCATCATCCAGCGGAAACCACTCTTCTACATCATCAACATCATCCTGCCCTGCTCTCTCATCTCCTCACTGGTTGTTCTGGCCTTTTTTCTACCTGCAAAAG cTGGAGGGCAGAAGTTGACCGTGTCCATTTCTGTACTGTTGGCTCAGACTGTGTTTCTCTTCCTAATTGCTCAGAAGATTCCAGAAACGTCACTTTCCGTGCCTCTTATTGGCAA GTATCTAATCTTCGTCATGTGTATGACCACATTGATTGTGACCAACTGCATTATTGTCCTCAACTTCTCCCTCCGCAGTCCTAGTACACACAACATGTCACAGACCATCAAACAT attTTCCTCGTGGTGGTTCCTCGTTTCCTTGGCATGGCATCATTTGTGGATGAGGAGGAGCCAGGTGGTGGTGGGATGTATGAAATGAGGGAGAGGCGCCGCAGTTCATTTGGGCTGATGCAGAGGGCAGAGGAATATGTTTTGAAACAGCCACGCAGTGAGATGATGTTTGATAAACAACGAGAGAGACATGGACTCATGCGCTCAATTG TGGATGAAATTGATGTGAGCAGTACAGCAAACCTCTACAAGAGTCTAGCAAAGACAGCACCAGAAATAAAAGATTGTGTGGATGCCTGTAACTTCATTGCTGAATCCACTAAGCAGCAGAATGACATCGGATct GAGATGGAGAGTTGGGTGCTGATTGGAAAGATGATTGACAAGCTTTGTTTCTGGGCAGCCATCACGCTATTCTCTGTTGGAACAGTGGCCATCTTCCTCATGGGTCACTTCAACCAGGCACCCGAGTACCCATTTCCTTGGgagaacaaaaagtacttacccGAGTAG